From Ptychodera flava strain L36383 chromosome 2, AS_Pfla_20210202, whole genome shotgun sequence, the proteins below share one genomic window:
- the LOC139149872 gene encoding zinc finger C3H1 domain-containing protein-like, whose translation MTPPEKELTKDDTVQIASVSGTFIHECSMLPSYGKRVNLSSRIEKRSSLEGKLLAKVNQLRQAAGLKELSLGAWVDAEGPEGNMQSTQLSLKSPRKTAAVTQVSVPKKAAAVPKKMTSEQIAKEKERLQRLEREFAEKIKKLRQVQALTEAKNTATESSNLTNNGALQRLAEIRMQSASLKPSMQEYKKDKISLDIAIETEEANDEGPQVKKRRKSLLEMNPSTKPNLITAKEKSKNVDTPTAADVKATLAGKTELIAADKENITQFKSGEQSGKHSKENQPKKSVVFSLPSEQQLDRLRRLQQEKEKVVKFESVWTQQRQDFPRDYVSLPPLRLEMDKAGANLNSTDTMQGLGTIKTVQYKPYESPLQLFKSYRFNPYYRTKAKLSLSSVTFSNKINPHRIMCRFDIKGTCNDEGCRWQHKEDYNLTKEELFQDIVSFAPRLAGVKDMENITEHEERVSEYVNTLYKQNGEKMTADQMCLLFVSKVNDHHKNVAPHTMMYERRKWKPRQSAKKQQEKDDDSSADIKMPDRKSKKYVSSLDTTFTEDDPRYFTMDGVVCQDLESAVMEHPTDVQLWLKLAYQQLSRQDSESDSLDKALNVLSRGLESNGGSPELWQHYLTLFAKRGSADELREMCQEAVHFAPHYDVWSKCLELEKTFSGKDDLCKKILAFLKKRQEENFSNLQSHQLLETLLHRIHLHVQTRRYSIALNVFSTSLMDKSKPSGDSSCLGHLLAPNDRCLAWLSFIYLTQFHTLPPSLYDPMNSNPAKIVSKEPFILPWTEDSDLKPEVLLGHFQNALDACIDHTQPAELNTLICLPLYKNVLKMKTLLDRYDAAETLCRQILKDSPFVVEQWLMLADLHVLNNQTEQSRKVLKKPLWKIHFLWNSTTLQPPLNSHSRTLKKPCRFSANAFNDYSTAKKWRSSRQQRICIVNFLVRLYLWKAFYPL comes from the exons ATGACACCCCCTGAAAAAGAACTCACAAAAGATGATACAGTTCAAATTG CCTCAGTCAGTGGTACTTTCATCCATGAATGTAGCATGCTTCCTTCCTATGGAAAG AGAGTCAATCTTTCCTCCAGGATTGAGAAGAGGTCAAGCTTAGAAGGTAAACTATTGGCAAAGGTCAATCAACTAAGACAGGCTGCTGGTTTGAAAGAACTCTCCCTAGGGGCTTGGGTTGATGCAGAAGGCCCTGAAGGGAATATGCAAAGCACTCAACTCAGTTTGAAA agtccAAGGAAGACAGCAGCTGTAACGCAAGTTTCCGTCCCCAAGAAGGCAGCTGCCGTTccaaagaaaatgacatcgGAACAGATTGCCAAAGAGAAGGAGCGTCTTCAGAGACTTGAACGGGAGTTTGCTGAAAAGATCAAAAAGTTGCGCCAAGTTCAGGCGCTGACCGAGGCTAAAAATACTGCAACGGAATCATCCAACTTAACAAACAATGGTGCTCTTCAGCGTTTAGCTGAGATACGGATGCAGTCAGCTAGTCTTAAACCATCCATGCAAGAATACAAAAAGGACAAAATAAGCCTTGACATTGCTATAGAAACAGAGGAGGCGAACGATGAGGGGCCGCAGGTGAAGAAGAGGAGAAAATCCCTCCTCGAAATGAACCCTAGCACGAAACCAAATCTGATCACTGCCAaagagaaaagcaaaaatgTTGACACTCCGACTGCAGCGGATGTGAAAGCGACATTGGCTGGTAAAACAGAACTCATAGCAGCTGATAAAGAAAACATTACCCAATTCAAAAGTGGGGAACAATCTGGGAAACATTCGAAGGAAAATCAACCAAAGAAATCCGTGGTATTCTCACTGCCATCAGAACAACAGCTGGACCGACTCAGAAGATTGCAACAGGAGAAGGAAAAAGTGGTCAAATTTGAATCAGTTTGGACTCAACAGAGGCAAGATTTTCCAAGAGACTATGTGTCACTCCCACCGTTACGCCTTGAAATGGACAAGGCAGGTGCTAATTTGAATAGTACTGACACGATGCAAGGACTGGGAACTATCAAAACTGTGCAATACAAGCCATATGAAAGCCCGCTTCAGCTCTTTAAGAGTTATCG GTTCAACCCGTACTACCGGACAAAGGCCAAGCTATCCCTGAGCTCGGTGACTTTCAGCAATAAAATCAATCCGCATAGAATCATGTGTAGATTTGACATCAAGGGCACCTGCAATGACGAAGGCTGTCGATG GCAACACAAGGAAGATTACAATCTCACCAAAGAAGAACTCTTTCAAGACATTGTGTCTTTTGCACCGAGGTTAGCAGGTGTCAAAGATATGGAGAACATcacagagcatgaagaaagggtGTCAGAGTATGTGAACACTTTGTACAAACAGAATGGAGAGAAGATGACGGCAGACCAGATGTGTTTGCTTTTTGTCAGTAAAGTCAACGATCATCATAAAAATG TTGCACCTCACACTATGATGTATGAAAGACGAAAATGGAAACCCAGGCAGTCTGCAAAGAAACAACAAGAAAAGGATGACGACTCGTCGGCTGATATCAAGATGCCTG AcaggaaatcaaagaaatatgTGTCAAGTTTAGATACAACTTTCACAGAGGACGATCCACGGTACTTTACAATGGATGGTGTGGTGTGCCAAGACTTGGAATCAGCCGTAATGGAACATCCCACTGATGTACAGTTATGGTTGAAACTAGCTTATCAACAACTCTCAAGACAGGACAG TGAATCCGACTCCCTGGACAAGGCTCTGAATGTGTTGTCCAGAGGTCTTGAAAGCAACGGTGGAAGTCCTGAACTATGGCAGCATTACCTGACCCTGTTCGCTAAGCGAGGAAGTGCCGATGAACTCCGTGAAATGTGCCAGGAAGCTGTCCACTTTGCTCCACACTATGATGTCTGGTCAAAG TGTCTTGAGTTAGAAAAAACCTTCTCAGGGAAGGACGACCTATGCAAGAAGATTCTGGCATTCTTGAAGAAGAGACAGGAGGAAAACTTCAGCAATTTACAGTCTCACCAGCTACTGGAGACGTTACTCCACCGAAttcatttacatgtacagaCCAGAAGATACAGTATAGCTTTAAATGTTTTCAGT ACTTCATTGATGGATAAGTCTAAGCCGAGTGGAGATTCCAGCTGTCTTGGTCACCTGTTAGCACCCAATGATCGATGTCTGGCATGGCTGTCTTTCATCTATCTAACACAGTTCCACACTCTGCCACCCAGCCTCTATGATCCCATGAACAGCAATCCGGCCAAGATTGTCAGCAAG GAGCCCTTTATTCTGCCATGGACTGAAGACTCTGATCTCAAACCTGAAGTTTTGCTTGGACATTTTCAGA ATGCTTTGGATGCATGCATAGACCACACTCAACCTGCAGAGCTCAACACACTCATATGTTTACCACTCTATAAGAATGTACTCAAAATGAAGACACTGCTAGACAG GTATGATGCAGCGGAAACGCTGTGTCGGCAGATACTGAAAGACAGTCCATTTGTTGTGGAGCAGTGGTTGATGCTTGCTGACCTGCACGTACTGAACAATCAGACTGAACAGTCCAGAAAG GTCTTGAAGAAGCCATTGTGGAAAATCCATTTTCTGTGGAACTCTACTACTCTGCAGCCACCTTTGAACTCTCACAGCAGAACCCTGAAGAAGCCTTGTCGCTTCTCAGCAAATGCGTTCAACGATTATTCCACTGCGAAGAAATGGAGGAGCAGCCGGCAACAGAGGATCTGTATCG